The genomic window TGCGAAAGGGCAATAACCGGTACGTTCAATTCCTTAGCAATTGCTTTTAATGAACGTGAAATCATGGAAATTTCCTGTTCACGGTTTCCGGTTCCTTTTCCGCCGCCACCTGCAGTCATTAGCTGAAGATAATCGACCATGATCAATCTTACTCCATGCTGCATTACCAGTCTTCGGCATTTTGCACGGAAGTCAAATATGGAAAGTGAAGGGGTTTCGTCAATATATAACGGAGCATTTTCCAGTTCTGATACATTGGAGAATAATCGCTGCCATTCTTCATCATCCAGTGTCCCTTTTCTTAGTTTTTCTGACGAAATTCTGGTCTCTGAGGCAATCATCCTTGTGATAAGCTGTACAGAAGCCATCTCGAGAGAAAAAAGGGCCATTGGAATTTTGTATCCTACTGCAATATTTCTTGCCATTGAAAGAAGAAATGCCGTTTTTCCCATTGCGGGACGTGCAGCAATGATAATAAGGTCAGAATTTTGCCAGCCTCCGGTTTCTTTATCAACATCTCTGAAGCCGGAAGGTACTCCTGAAATTCCTTCTTTGTCTTTTAATGCTTTGATTGTATCAATGGCTTGTTTTACCAACGAGTTTGCGGTGTCAAATCCTTTTTTGATGGTTCCGTTTGTGATTTCAAAAAAAGATTGTTCTGCTTTGTCCAAAAGCTCGAAAACATCTGTAGATTCTCTGTATGAAGAGTCGATAACATTGGCAGAAACGTTAATTAAACTTCTTAAAATATATTTTTCAAGAATGACACGAACATGGTATTCGATATGGGCAGAAGAACTTACCCCCATCGTTAGATCAATAATATAATGATCGCCGCCTGCCGAAATCAGTTTGTCTTCTTTTTTCAGATTCTGAATAATCGTCATCAAATCCACAGGGTGGTTTCCTTCGTATAATTTTAAAATGGTGGAGAAAATAACCTGATGTCTCGGATCATAAAAAACTTCAGGAGTCAGCAAATCGATTGAGTGATCCAGCCCTTTTTTATCAATTAAAAAAGTACCAATAACCAATCTTTCAAAATCTACTGCATTGGGAGGCATTTTTCCGTCTGCAATTGACAGCTCTTTTGCAAAATTTCCGTGGGTAAGAGATGATAAGGTTTCTTTCTGTGCCATAATATGCAAAGATAGTTTTTTTGAAAAGTAATTAAAAAATAGTAATCAAGATTTTAATGTTGATAAGTTTAAAATATTAGTACTGAAAGGCTTTTTCTTCGTGCATAAAAAAATCACTCCTTATAGAAGTGATTTTTTTAGCTATTAAAAATTAATTTATTCTCTGTTTTTTACCAAAACCCATCCACTGTATTTGGTTTGAGTATTGTTTGTGTCATTTTCATTCCAAGAGATAGAGTACCAGTAAGTTCCTGTAAGGATTTTCTTTCCGGAAGCAGTTCCGTCCCATTTGTAATCTCTTATTTTGCCGGCTTCATACAATTTATTACCATATCTGTCGTAAATGATGAATACAAGGTTCTTCTTATATGCCAATGCAGAGTAATCGATATAATCATTTACGTTGTCCCCGTTTGGAGTAATTGCATTTAAAAGGTTCGGAACTGTTACCTGAACCTCAATTGGGGTACAATCATAAGCGTCTTTTACATAGATTTTGTTTTCACCTCTAGGAACACCGGTAAATACATTAGAGTCTTGCCAATTAGTCCCATCTAATGAATATTTGTATGGTGCAGTGCCTCCGTTTGCCGTTACTGTTATTGTGTTGTTTGTAATTTCTATATTAGAGATAACGGGCTGGTTAGAAGGATAGACATTTACTTGCTGAAGTGTAAAGCATTTTCCTGTCTGTAATTTTACCCAATATGCTCCGACCGGAACTCCTTGTATTGATTGCGTTGTATCTCCAGTGCTCCATTCATAGCTCGCAAATCCGGGACCTGCGTCTAGAGTGGTTCTGTCTTCCACACAGATTGTTTTGTTTTTCAAAACTGCAGATTTTACAGGAGGTAAAACGACAAGAGTGATTTTAGTAATAGAATAACACTGATCTCCACTATATACTCTTGCATATACCGAACCGCTCATTGAAATGTAGTTGGTCGGATTTAAAATTTCATTTGTTCCACTTGTAGCATTTGCTAATGTAGTATAGAATTTTTTCTGAGGATTAGTAAGCACAGAAATGTTTGCTGATGTTAAATCAAACGCAGCTGTTGTTATGCTTCCTTCAATAAAACAAGACTCAAGGGTATCTTCTTTTACCACAACCAATGGGTAAAATGTTAATGTAATTTCTGCATCATCAGAACATCCGTCACTGGTAATCACTTTTACATATACTTTCTTCTGGGTAGAAATATAGGCAGTAGGGTTTGTGATTTCATTAGTTCCGGCATTTAAATCATTCAGCGTAGGATAGTATTTTTTTGTAGCAGTACCGGAATATACCGCTGCAGTAGTTAGGTCGAAAGATCCTGTACCTACATTGTTGTTATTACATGCATAGATTGTCGCATCACTGGCTGTAATATTTCCTTTTCTAAATTTAAACTTACCTGTTAGGAAACAGCCATTGATAGGATTTGCCGGATTTGTCGGGTCGGTATACTTTAATCTGTAATAATATATTGTAGTACCATCTACCATAATCGGTGCGGTAATTGGATTTTGCCCTGTTATCGCATCATTGTTGGTGTTGTGGTAAGTAACTGAAAAATTTGGATTACCATTGATAATTCCTGCGCTTAATGTGCTGAAATTAAATGAAGTAGGTAATGAGCACTTTAAGATTTCGTTTGGCCCGGCTGGATCTGTAGCATTAGGCACACCCGGAGTGATGAAAGGGTTTGGAGTTAATGCAGGATTATTAAATGCCGAAGTTAGTGTTGCTGTACCGCCCCAAGTTAAAGAAAAGCCATAAGGGTTGCTTGGGATATAATTATCGATCAGGAGATAATATTTTTCTCCCGCAATAACGTTTAGAGGAAGTTCCCATTGGGTTCCCGTAAGTGTTGAACTTAAACCTGTTGCTCCGCTTGCACCGGAAAAATTACATCTGATAGCATTACCAAAGTCCCAGGTTGCACAATCAATATTCGGTCCATATACTGCAAAGTCATAATCATAATGCGTTACATTGGGAACTGTATTGGGATTAATGGTGAACTCAATGGTTCCTGAAGTTGCGGCAGTGAATACATACCAAACAGAATAGTGTTCCAATCCTAAACAACTGCCTGAAGTAGGCTCTTGAATAGTACCGGAGCTGCTAGGGTTATAGGAAATATCAGAATTTCCACAAACGGGGATAGCCGAGATACAATCGGACTGCGCCTGGAAAATTTGATACAAAAATAAAATGGAAAAGAGTAGTAGTTTTTTCATTTTAAAATGTTTTTGAGAATAAAATTAAAAAGAGTGACGACAAATGTAAAAATATTTTATCAAAAAAGTGGGATTTTTGTTAAAAATGCTTAAAATGTTAAATTTTATAATGGTTTAAATAAATTTTGAATAAAATTAATACTGCAT from Chryseobacterium camelliae includes these protein-coding regions:
- a CDS encoding T9SS type B sorting domain-containing protein, which translates into the protein MKKLLLFSILFLYQIFQAQSDCISAIPVCGNSDISYNPSSSGTIQEPTSGSCLGLEHYSVWYVFTAATSGTIEFTINPNTVPNVTHYDYDFAVYGPNIDCATWDFGNAIRCNFSGASGATGLSSTLTGTQWELPLNVIAGEKYYLLIDNYIPSNPYGFSLTWGGTATLTSAFNNPALTPNPFITPGVPNATDPAGPNEILKCSLPTSFNFSTLSAGIINGNPNFSVTYHNTNNDAITGQNPITAPIMVDGTTIYYYRLKYTDPTNPANPINGCFLTGKFKFRKGNITASDATIYACNNNNVGTGSFDLTTAAVYSGTATKKYYPTLNDLNAGTNEITNPTAYISTQKKVYVKVITSDGCSDDAEITLTFYPLVVVKEDTLESCFIEGSITTAAFDLTSANISVLTNPQKKFYTTLANATSGTNEILNPTNYISMSGSVYARVYSGDQCYSITKITLVVLPPVKSAVLKNKTICVEDRTTLDAGPGFASYEWSTGDTTQSIQGVPVGAYWVKLQTGKCFTLQQVNVYPSNQPVISNIEITNNTITVTANGGTAPYKYSLDGTNWQDSNVFTGVPRGENKIYVKDAYDCTPIEVQVTVPNLLNAITPNGDNVNDYIDYSALAYKKNLVFIIYDRYGNKLYEAGKIRDYKWDGTASGKKILTGTYWYSISWNENDTNNTQTKYSGWVLVKNRE
- the dnaB gene encoding replicative DNA helicase, whose amino-acid sequence is MAQKETLSSLTHGNFAKELSIADGKMPPNAVDFERLVIGTFLIDKKGLDHSIDLLTPEVFYDPRHQVIFSTILKLYEGNHPVDLMTIIQNLKKEDKLISAGGDHYIIDLTMGVSSSAHIEYHVRVILEKYILRSLINVSANVIDSSYRESTDVFELLDKAEQSFFEITNGTIKKGFDTANSLVKQAIDTIKALKDKEGISGVPSGFRDVDKETGGWQNSDLIIIAARPAMGKTAFLLSMARNIAVGYKIPMALFSLEMASVQLITRMIASETRISSEKLRKGTLDDEEWQRLFSNVSELENAPLYIDETPSLSIFDFRAKCRRLVMQHGVRLIMVDYLQLMTAGGGGKGTGNREQEISMISRSLKAIAKELNVPVIALSQLSRSVETRPGKRPQLSDLRESGAIEQDADIVSFIFRPEYYKITVWDNDEEGQETSTENQAELIIAKHRNGATADVRLSFLKHFAKFGDIEAAFDGGAGGYPSGFGSNEPSGFDKIKTTIQPGAAFDLPNNSQVSGSSMNDFDDDDDFPF